GAGTAAAAAGTCTTGTACTTATTTTTCCGTGGCACATTATGGAACACATAGAAACATATTGGGGCTATCAATGACAAAATGCAGGCGGTCCTCAAGATTCCCAATGATTTTTTTAGATGTGTATCATGAAGaggaaattttatttttgtcgtcGACat
The window above is part of the Drosophila innubila isolate TH190305 chromosome Y unlocalized genomic scaffold, UK_Dinn_1.0 358_Y_Y, whole genome shotgun sequence genome. Proteins encoded here:
- the LOC117793181 gene encoding uncharacterized protein LOC117793181, coding for MSTTKIKFPLHDTHLKKSLGILRTACILSLIAPICFYVFHNVPRKNKYKTFYSTYDPIDAFDRMQSGGYLASCPKDKKDSKNDKKK